A DNA window from Parabacteroides johnsonii DSM 18315 contains the following coding sequences:
- a CDS encoding class I SAM-dependent rRNA methyltransferase: MKECKVFLKPKKEESLLRFHPWVFSGAIQTIEGEPEEGDLVEVYGTNGRFLGIGHYQIGSIAVRILSFKPVTIDAAFWEERIRIAYTLRQALELAGVENNNTYRLVHGEGDNLPGLVIDMYAHTAVMQAHSVGMHYARHQIADALKAVLGDSLQNIYYKSEATLPYKANLGSEDGYLYGGEVEDIALENGLKFCVDWQKGQKTGFFVDQRENRSLLERYAKDRSVLNMFCYTGGFSFYAMRGGAKVVHSVDSSAKAISLTNKNVELNFPGDPRHEAYAEDAFKYLEKMGSNYDLIILDPPAFAKHKNVLRNALQGYRKLNAIAFEKIKPGGILFTFSCSQVVSKENFRLAVFSAAAQSGRSVRILHQLTQPADHPVNIYHPEGEYLKGLVLYVE, translated from the coding sequence ATGAAGGAGTGTAAAGTATTTCTCAAACCGAAAAAAGAGGAATCGTTGCTACGTTTCCATCCGTGGGTATTCTCCGGCGCTATTCAGACGATCGAAGGTGAGCCGGAAGAAGGCGACTTGGTAGAAGTTTATGGTACGAACGGACGTTTTTTAGGTATCGGACATTATCAGATAGGCAGCATCGCCGTACGCATCTTATCTTTCAAACCGGTCACGATAGATGCCGCTTTCTGGGAAGAACGCATCCGTATCGCTTACACACTGCGCCAAGCATTGGAACTTGCCGGAGTGGAGAACAATAATACATACCGGTTGGTGCATGGCGAAGGAGATAATCTTCCGGGACTGGTCATCGACATGTATGCCCACACCGCCGTCATGCAGGCACATTCTGTCGGCATGCACTATGCCCGCCACCAGATTGCCGACGCCTTAAAAGCCGTTTTGGGAGATTCTTTACAAAATATATATTACAAATCGGAAGCGACCTTGCCTTACAAAGCCAACCTGGGCAGCGAAGACGGCTACCTGTACGGTGGCGAAGTGGAGGACATCGCACTTGAGAACGGCTTGAAATTCTGCGTCGATTGGCAAAAGGGGCAAAAGACAGGTTTCTTTGTCGACCAGCGTGAAAACCGTTCGCTCTTGGAACGCTATGCCAAAGATCGCTCCGTACTGAACATGTTCTGCTATACCGGCGGATTCTCGTTCTACGCCATGCGCGGAGGCGCCAAGGTCGTTCACTCGGTCGACAGCTCCGCCAAAGCGATCTCGCTGACCAACAAGAACGTGGAACTGAACTTTCCGGGTGATCCTCGCCACGAGGCTTATGCGGAAGACGCTTTCAAGTATCTCGAAAAGATGGGAAGCAACTACGACCTCATCATCCTGGACCCGCCCGCTTTCGCCAAACATAAAAACGTATTGCGCAACGCTTTGCAGGGATATCGCAAACTGAATGCCATCGCTTTCGAAAAGATCAAGCCAGGAGGCATCCTGTTCACCTTCTCCTGCTCACAGGTGGTAAGCAAGGAGAACTTCCGTCTGGCCGTGTTCAGTGCCGCCGCCCAGTCCGGACGCAGTGTCCGTATCCTACACCAACTGACACAACCCGCCGACCATCCGGTCAACATTTACCATCCGGAAGGGGAATATCTGAAGGGGCTGGTGCTTTATGTGGAGTGA
- a CDS encoding efflux transporter outer membrane subunit — protein MTMKKQIIYMVCATALLSSCHIYKAYDRPDTIETSGIYRDPVSAAGTLAETDTTNMGNLPWQEVFRDPKLQALIEEGLANNVDLQAAILRVEEAKLLLTSARLSFLPSLNLAPQGTITKMENTGYVKAYTLPAAASWEVDLFGKLLNASRGQKTAYLQSQYTQQAIRSQLIGGIANTYFTLLMLDRQVEITSKTVDIYKENVRVMEAMKIAGMTTEAAVVQMRAVFHQVSGSLIELKRQVREVENSLSVLLAKAPQPIDRSTLEDQVMPEELMAGVPLQLLENRPDVKVAEMTLASAYYTTNKARAAFYPGINITATAGWTNGSGVTVSNPGQFMFQALASLAQPIFNNGKLVANLKISKAEEQIAKMNYQQTILEAGKEVSDALHLYDATNRKLVQDQAQIEELEKAVAYTNALFQSGQSTYLEILSAQQSLLSAQLTEVSDNVQRMQAVINLYSAIGGGRE, from the coding sequence ATGACAATGAAGAAACAGATTATATATATGGTGTGTGCAACCGCTCTTTTGAGCAGTTGCCATATCTATAAAGCATATGATCGTCCGGATACGATCGAAACTTCCGGCATCTACCGTGATCCGGTATCTGCTGCCGGTACGTTAGCCGAAACAGATACGACCAATATGGGAAACCTGCCTTGGCAGGAGGTTTTCCGTGATCCGAAATTGCAGGCCTTGATCGAAGAGGGATTGGCAAACAATGTGGATCTGCAAGCCGCTATCCTGAGGGTCGAGGAGGCCAAGTTGCTGCTGACTTCCGCTCGCCTGTCTTTTCTCCCTTCTTTGAACCTGGCTCCGCAAGGAACCATAACTAAAATGGAGAATACGGGTTATGTGAAAGCCTATACCTTGCCGGCGGCAGCCAGTTGGGAAGTGGATTTGTTCGGTAAGCTGTTGAATGCGAGTCGTGGACAGAAGACTGCTTATTTGCAGAGCCAGTACACACAGCAAGCGATACGTTCGCAACTGATCGGAGGAATCGCCAATACCTATTTCACTTTGTTAATGTTGGATCGTCAGGTCGAGATTACTTCCAAGACGGTGGATATCTACAAAGAGAATGTTCGGGTGATGGAAGCGATGAAGATTGCCGGCATGACAACAGAAGCCGCAGTCGTCCAGATGCGTGCCGTGTTCCATCAGGTGTCCGGATCGTTGATCGAACTGAAACGCCAGGTGCGTGAAGTGGAGAACTCCTTGTCTGTATTGCTTGCGAAAGCACCGCAGCCAATCGATCGCAGTACGCTTGAAGATCAGGTGATGCCGGAAGAGCTGATGGCTGGTGTTCCTTTGCAGTTGTTGGAGAACCGTCCGGATGTGAAGGTGGCCGAAATGACATTGGCCAGTGCTTATTATACGACCAACAAGGCCCGTGCCGCTTTTTATCCGGGAATCAATATTACGGCGACAGCCGGTTGGACGAATGGTTCGGGTGTTACGGTTTCCAATCCGGGACAGTTTATGTTCCAGGCTTTGGCTTCCTTGGCACAGCCTATCTTTAACAATGGTAAGCTGGTAGCCAATCTGAAGATATCAAAAGCGGAAGAACAGATTGCCAAGATGAACTATCAGCAAACGATCTTGGAAGCGGGAAAGGAAGTGAGCGATGCTTTGCATCTCTATGATGCGACCAATAGAAAACTGGTCCAGGATCAGGCCCAGATAGAAGAGTTGGAAAAGGCGGTTGCCTATACCAACGCCTTGTTCCAGTCAGGACAGTCCACTTATCTGGAAATCCTTTCTGCCCAACAGAGTCTGCTCAGTGCGCAGTTGACGGAAGTTTCCGACAATGTCCAGCGTATGCAGGCTGTTATCAATTTATATAGTGCCATTGGTGGTGGAAGAGAGTAG
- a CDS encoding 3'-5' exonuclease, protein MTQQYTHSITKEAVSELPLEEFTGRIIVIDTLKDTEKAVSYLSEFQAVGFDTETRPSFKKGQRYKISLMQISTDEACFLFRLNRIDIPKVLEEFLANEKVQKIGLSLRDDFGAMQKRKDIQPANFLDLQNYVGQFGIEDASLQKIYAILFNKKISKGQRLSNWEADVLSDAQKKYAALDAWACLKIYNQLKQI, encoded by the coding sequence ATGACACAACAATATACACATTCGATAACAAAAGAGGCTGTATCCGAGCTTCCCTTAGAGGAATTTACCGGGCGGATCATCGTGATCGACACATTGAAGGATACGGAGAAAGCGGTCAGCTACCTCTCCGAGTTCCAGGCCGTCGGATTCGATACGGAAACCCGTCCGAGTTTCAAGAAAGGGCAACGCTACAAAATATCGCTTATGCAGATTTCGACCGATGAGGCTTGTTTCCTGTTCCGCCTGAACCGGATCGATATTCCGAAAGTTCTCGAAGAATTTCTGGCAAACGAAAAGGTGCAGAAGATCGGCCTTTCGCTACGCGACGATTTCGGCGCGATGCAAAAGCGCAAGGACATACAACCCGCCAACTTCCTGGACTTGCAGAATTATGTCGGACAATTCGGGATCGAAGATGCCAGCCTGCAAAAGATATACGCCATCCTTTTCAACAAGAAGATCTCGAAAGGACAGCGTTTGAGCAACTGGGAAGCCGACGTCCTCAGCGACGCGCAGAAAAAATATGCAGCCCTCGACGCATGGGCCTGCCTGAAAATATACAATCAATTGAAACAGATATAA
- the mdh gene encoding malate dehydrogenase — MSKVTVVGAGNVGATCANVLAFNEVADEVVMLDVKEGVSEGKAMDMMQTAQLLGFDTTVVGCTNDYEKTANSDVVVITSGIPRKPGMTREELIGVNAGIVKSVAQNILKYSPNAILVVISNPMDTMTYLSLKSLGLPKNRIIGMGGALDSSRFKYFLSQALGCNANEVEGMVIGGHGDTTMIPLARLATYKGIPVSKLLSAEKLQEVVASTMVGGATLTKLLGTSAWYAPGAAGAYVVESIIHNQKKMVPCSVYLEGEYGESDLCIGVPVILGKNGIEKIVELELNAEEKELFAKSAAAVHKTNEALKEVGAL; from the coding sequence ATGTCTAAAGTAACAGTTGTTGGCGCCGGTAATGTAGGTGCTACTTGCGCAAATGTTCTTGCCTTCAATGAAGTGGCAGACGAAGTTGTAATGCTTGACGTTAAGGAAGGTGTTTCCGAAGGTAAAGCAATGGATATGATGCAGACCGCTCAACTGCTTGGTTTCGATACTACAGTTGTTGGTTGCACAAACGACTACGAAAAAACGGCTAACTCTGACGTTGTTGTCATCACTTCAGGTATTCCTCGTAAACCGGGTATGACTCGCGAAGAACTGATCGGTGTTAACGCTGGTATCGTTAAGAGCGTAGCTCAGAACATCTTGAAATATTCTCCGAACGCAATCCTGGTAGTGATCTCCAACCCGATGGATACAATGACTTACCTGTCATTGAAGTCTCTGGGTCTGCCGAAAAACCGTATCATCGGTATGGGTGGTGCTCTGGATAGCTCTCGTTTCAAATATTTCTTGTCTCAGGCTTTAGGTTGCAATGCCAACGAAGTCGAAGGCATGGTAATCGGTGGTCACGGTGACACGACTATGATCCCTCTGGCTCGTCTGGCTACTTACAAAGGCATTCCCGTAAGCAAGCTGTTGAGCGCAGAAAAACTGCAGGAAGTTGTCGCTTCCACTATGGTAGGCGGTGCGACACTGACTAAGCTGTTGGGTACTTCTGCATGGTATGCACCGGGTGCAGCAGGAGCTTACGTTGTTGAATCTATCATCCACAACCAAAAGAAGATGGTTCCTTGCTCTGTTTATCTGGAAGGTGAATACGGAGAATCCGACCTTTGCATCGGTGTTCCTGTTATCTTGGGCAAGAATGGTATCGAAAAGATCGTTGAACTGGAATTGAATGCCGAAGAAAAAGAACTCTTCGCCAAGAGTGCAGCAGCCGTTCACAAGACAAACGAAGCTTTGAAAGAAGTCGGCGCTCTCTAA
- a CDS encoding DUF5063 domain-containing protein: protein MEKENNPIYERNTLEFVTVALEFCTFVENAGNTGLFDFLDKAVKILPLLYLKATLLPEAEEEEDAEPELTVTEDMYESVRNRIAGLLGEKDSYLETFHPDMQYSDTPIAAFISENLADVYQDAGNFISLFRQGNEEVMLGAIVLCRKNFSEFWGQQLLNALKALHAVRYSDEEFLETNEEE from the coding sequence ATGGAAAAAGAGAACAACCCGATATACGAACGCAACACGCTGGAATTCGTAACAGTTGCACTGGAATTTTGTACATTTGTCGAGAATGCCGGCAATACTGGTCTTTTTGATTTTTTGGATAAGGCAGTCAAGATCTTGCCCTTGTTGTATCTGAAAGCCACCCTCCTACCCGAAGCGGAAGAAGAGGAGGATGCAGAGCCAGAGCTGACTGTCACGGAAGACATGTACGAATCGGTCCGCAACCGGATTGCCGGACTGCTCGGAGAGAAAGACTCTTACCTCGAAACGTTCCATCCGGATATGCAATATAGCGACACGCCGATCGCCGCCTTTATTTCAGAGAATCTGGCCGATGTTTACCAGGATGCGGGTAATTTCATCTCTCTGTTCCGCCAGGGCAATGAAGAAGTGATGCTCGGGGCAATCGTATTGTGTCGTAAAAATTTCAGCGAATTCTGGGGACAACAATTATTAAACGCATTAAAAGCGCTCCACGCCGTGCGATACAGCGATGAAGAGTTTTTAGAAACCAACGAAGAAGAATGA
- the lpxA gene encoding acyl-ACP--UDP-N-acetylglucosamine O-acyltransferase, whose protein sequence is MISPLAYVDASAKLGANVTVHPFAYIDKNVKIGDDCEIMPHASIMSGTRMGKRNRIFNGAVIAAEPQDFNYKGGDTIVEIGDDNVIRENVVINRATNSDGKTIIGNGNFLHEGVHVSHDTHIGNHSVFGYGSKISGNCMIEDYVIFGGNVLVSQGCRVGRWSMTQTGCRFRKDIPPYIVAALEPTTYYGVNSFILSHEGLSEKIIKHISHAYRIIYQGNTSIFDALLMIKDQVPMSDEIQHIIDFINASKLGIIK, encoded by the coding sequence ATGATTAGTCCATTAGCTTATGTAGATGCAAGCGCGAAGTTAGGAGCGAACGTAACCGTCCATCCGTTTGCATACATCGATAAGAATGTAAAAATAGGTGATGACTGCGAGATCATGCCTCATGCCAGTATCATGAGCGGAACCCGCATGGGGAAGAGGAACCGCATCTTCAATGGTGCCGTTATCGCTGCCGAACCACAGGATTTTAACTATAAGGGAGGTGATACGATTGTCGAAATCGGAGACGACAATGTGATCCGTGAAAACGTGGTGATTAATCGTGCAACCAATTCTGATGGGAAGACGATTATCGGTAATGGCAATTTCCTGCATGAAGGCGTGCATGTTTCCCACGACACGCATATCGGTAATCATAGTGTGTTCGGGTATGGAAGCAAGATTTCCGGCAACTGCATGATTGAAGATTATGTGATTTTCGGCGGCAACGTATTAGTGAGCCAGGGATGCCGTGTGGGAAGATGGTCGATGACGCAGACCGGTTGCCGCTTCCGTAAGGATATCCCGCCTTATATCGTAGCAGCATTGGAACCTACGACCTATTACGGGGTGAACTCCTTTATTCTGTCACATGAAGGCCTGAGCGAAAAGATAATCAAGCATATCAGCCATGCCTACCGTATCATTTACCAAGGTAATACGAGTATATTCGATGCTTTGCTGATGATTAAAGACCAGGTGCCGATGAGCGACGAAATCCAGCATATCATCGACTTCATCAATGCCTCGAAATTGGGTATCATCAAATAA
- a CDS encoding LolA family protein: MKRENEIKVCRILVAVFLCLGVVSGMKVVAQNAISILDKAASAYEDSNGLTAYFTMQTRSDVQKVSESFDGTVDIKGDKFVLKTPDMITWFDGTTQWSFVERNEEVNVSTPTGEELQATNPALLLRSYKKGFTAKYKGESTASNGKSAYDIELVPKKKSDIIRVELQIEKFAGLPASIAVFSKNGISSTIRISKMETGVNQPDSYFVFNEKDYPDAEIIDLR, encoded by the coding sequence ATGAAAAGAGAAAATGAAATAAAAGTTTGCCGCATTTTGGTTGCAGTCTTCCTGTGTCTTGGGGTTGTATCCGGTATGAAGGTCGTAGCACAGAACGCCATTTCCATTTTGGATAAGGCCGCGTCTGCTTATGAAGATTCTAACGGTTTGACTGCTTATTTTACGATGCAGACACGCTCGGATGTGCAGAAAGTGTCGGAAAGCTTTGACGGTACGGTAGATATAAAAGGTGATAAATTCGTACTGAAGACCCCCGACATGATTACCTGGTTCGATGGAACGACACAATGGTCGTTTGTCGAGCGCAACGAGGAAGTCAACGTTTCCACCCCGACCGGCGAGGAACTACAAGCTACGAATCCGGCCCTTCTGCTCCGTTCCTATAAAAAAGGATTTACCGCAAAATATAAGGGCGAGAGCACGGCTTCGAACGGTAAATCCGCCTACGATATCGAGCTGGTACCCAAAAAGAAAAGTGATATCATACGGGTGGAGCTCCAGATAGAGAAGTTTGCCGGGCTCCCGGCCTCGATCGCTGTTTTTTCAAAGAATGGGATCAGCAGTACGATCCGTATCAGTAAAATGGAAACGGGAGTAAACCAACCGGATAGTTATTTTGTTTTTAACGAAAAAGACTATCCTGATGCTGAAATAATAGATTTGAGGTGA
- a CDS encoding DNA translocase FtsK, which translates to MAKKTTAKQNTNNGESKFKGIRNFFTSERTRFITGLVISIVTIYVGLALISFFFTGGADQSKIENIPLSDLVINRGSVENWTGVRGAFLADLLMNRWFGISSFLILFFLGSVGAKLMNLSRVSLLKRFLFSAAMLIWGSLFFAFIFIRGYEDTFIYLGGQHGYYLSEVMMNNIGIPGTILLLVGLFLIIAIFTSKRTIPFLQNVFSFGWLKNRLKREKSETPEVQEEKEEGEEEKDVYVPVEKPAAASQPTAYHETKEEVVEPDEYVFDTETEMRKAEAEKRMPVGKEIPQKNDFEFEVARGDDPVVEASADGGTTFEVEVPEDEEAFDQSQLGKYDPRLDLSRYVFPTLDLLKFYDSGNVEVNREELEENQQMIKQTLEDFGINIASIKATVGPTVTLYEIVPEAGVRISKIKNLEDDIALSLSALQIRIIAPMPGKGTIGIEVPNNKPQTVSMQSVVASRKFQECSYDLPVAIGRTIVNEVFMFDLCKTPHLLVAGATGQGKSVGLNAIITSLLYKKHPAELKFVMVDPKQVEFSIYSKIERHYLAKLPNADKPIVTEPGDAVATLNSLVIEMENRYKLLVEASARNIKEYNEKFISRRLNPEKGHRFLPYIVAIVDEFADLIATSGKEIELPISRIAAKARAVGIHMILATQRPDTKVITGTIKSNFPSRIAFKVMSQIDSRTILDTPGANRLIGKGDMLILITGSSEPTRVQCAFVDTPEVEDIVNYVGAQVAYPTAYLLPEYIGEGGESSSAGSVDLSDRDPLFDEAARLIVIQQQGSTSLIQRKFAIGYNRAGRLMDQLEAAGIVGPFEGSKARQVLIQDEYSLEQLLNSLK; encoded by the coding sequence ATGGCTAAAAAGACGACTGCAAAACAAAATACGAATAACGGGGAAAGTAAATTTAAGGGGATTCGAAATTTCTTTACCAGTGAGCGGACCCGTTTTATTACCGGATTAGTTATTTCCATTGTTACCATATATGTCGGTCTGGCATTGATTTCGTTTTTCTTTACGGGAGGAGCGGATCAGAGCAAGATCGAAAATATCCCGTTATCGGACCTGGTGATCAATCGTGGATCGGTAGAGAACTGGACGGGTGTGCGTGGGGCTTTCCTCGCCGATTTGCTGATGAACCGGTGGTTCGGGATCTCTTCATTCTTGATTTTGTTTTTCCTCGGTTCGGTCGGGGCGAAGCTGATGAACCTGAGCCGGGTGTCGTTGCTGAAACGTTTCCTGTTCAGTGCAGCCATGCTGATATGGGGATCGTTGTTTTTTGCTTTTATCTTTATTCGTGGATATGAAGATACGTTTATTTATTTGGGCGGTCAGCACGGATATTATTTGTCGGAGGTGATGATGAATAATATCGGGATACCGGGTACGATCCTGCTGCTGGTCGGCCTGTTCCTGATTATTGCAATCTTCACCAGCAAACGGACGATTCCGTTCCTGCAAAACGTCTTCTCTTTCGGATGGTTGAAGAACCGTTTGAAACGTGAAAAGAGCGAAACGCCGGAAGTGCAGGAAGAGAAAGAAGAGGGTGAAGAAGAAAAGGATGTTTATGTTCCGGTTGAAAAACCGGCTGCTGCTTCTCAGCCTACTGCATATCACGAGACAAAAGAGGAAGTCGTCGAGCCGGACGAATATGTTTTCGATACGGAAACAGAGATGCGGAAAGCCGAGGCAGAAAAGAGAATGCCGGTAGGCAAGGAGATTCCGCAAAAGAATGATTTTGAATTTGAAGTAGCCAGGGGAGATGATCCGGTTGTCGAGGCGTCAGCCGATGGAGGTACGACTTTTGAAGTGGAAGTGCCGGAAGATGAGGAGGCTTTCGATCAATCCCAGTTGGGTAAATATGATCCGCGCCTGGATTTGTCCCGCTATGTGTTCCCGACGCTCGACCTGCTGAAATTTTACGATTCGGGCAATGTCGAGGTGAACCGCGAAGAATTGGAAGAAAACCAGCAGATGATCAAGCAGACGTTGGAAGATTTCGGTATCAATATCGCCTCTATCAAGGCGACGGTCGGACCGACGGTTACGCTCTATGAGATCGTCCCGGAAGCCGGTGTTCGTATTTCCAAGATCAAGAACCTGGAAGATGACATCGCTTTGAGCCTTTCAGCCTTGCAGATCCGTATTATCGCGCCGATGCCGGGAAAAGGAACGATCGGGATCGAGGTCCCGAATAATAAACCGCAGACTGTTTCGATGCAGTCGGTGGTTGCTTCGCGCAAATTCCAGGAATGTTCGTATGACTTGCCGGTGGCGATCGGAAGGACGATTGTCAACGAAGTGTTCATGTTCGACTTGTGCAAGACTCCCCACCTGTTGGTGGCGGGTGCGACCGGGCAAGGTAAATCGGTCGGCTTGAATGCGATTATCACCTCTTTGCTGTATAAGAAGCATCCGGCCGAACTGAAGTTCGTGATGGTTGACCCCAAGCAGGTGGAATTTAGTATTTACTCGAAGATCGAACGCCATTATCTGGCGAAATTGCCGAATGCCGATAAACCGATCGTGACGGAGCCGGGCGATGCGGTGGCAACCTTGAACTCTTTGGTGATCGAGATGGAAAATCGTTATAAATTGCTGGTGGAGGCTTCGGCACGTAATATAAAGGAATATAATGAGAAGTTCATTTCCCGCCGTCTGAACCCGGAGAAAGGACATCGGTTCCTGCCTTATATCGTGGCTATCGTCGATGAGTTTGCCGACCTGATCGCGACCTCAGGCAAGGAGATCGAATTGCCGATCTCGCGTATTGCGGCCAAGGCCCGTGCGGTCGGTATCCACATGATCCTGGCCACCCAGCGCCCGGATACGAAAGTGATCACCGGTACGATCAAGAGTAACTTTCCGAGCCGTATCGCTTTTAAGGTAATGTCGCAGATCGACTCCCGTACGATTTTGGATACTCCGGGTGCCAACCGTTTGATCGGTAAGGGCGATATGCTGATCCTGATTACCGGAAGCAGCGAGCCGACACGTGTCCAGTGTGCGTTTGTCGATACGCCGGAAGTGGAAGATATCGTGAATTATGTCGGTGCGCAGGTGGCTTATCCGACAGCTTACCTGTTGCCTGAATATATAGGTGAAGGCGGTGAGTCTTCTTCGGCCGGATCGGTGGATCTGTCGGATCGCGACCCGTTGTTTGACGAAGCTGCCCGTCTGATTGTGATCCAGCAGCAAGGCTCGACTTCGCTTATCCAGCGAAAGTTCGCAATCGGTTACAACCGTGCAGGCCGCCTGATGGATCAGCTGGAAGCGGCGGGCATCGTCGGTCCTTTCGAAGGCAGTAAAGCCCGTCAGGTCTTGATCCAGGACGAATACAGCCTGGAACAATTATTGAATTCATTGAAATAA
- a CDS encoding 3-keto-disaccharide hydrolase — MKNLFKSFVVLLAVMAAVPSFAQKANNTLTEKEKKQGWTLLFNGKDFTGWRQCNNTGMAPNWVIEDEAMKVFTAPGKKPGHGAGGDILYKEKKFKNFELSVDWKTSKMGNSGIFYYVREVPGKPIYYAAPEVQVLDNVDATDNKLANHLAGSLYDMLPADPKTVKPAGEWNTIVIKVKDGKVTHTQNGKKVVQYTLWSKEWDDMVANSKFKDFQGFQEGISHEGYIGLQDHGYPIWFRNIKIRELK; from the coding sequence ATGAAAAACTTATTTAAATCGTTTGTGGTTCTTTTGGCAGTTATGGCTGCTGTCCCTTCTTTTGCGCAAAAAGCGAATAACACGTTGACTGAAAAAGAAAAGAAACAAGGCTGGACCTTGCTGTTCAACGGGAAAGATTTTACCGGTTGGAGACAATGCAACAATACCGGGATGGCTCCGAACTGGGTAATCGAAGACGAGGCGATGAAGGTCTTTACCGCTCCGGGCAAAAAACCGGGACACGGTGCAGGAGGCGATATCCTGTATAAGGAAAAGAAGTTCAAGAACTTTGAACTGTCTGTAGATTGGAAAACCAGCAAAATGGGAAATTCAGGTATCTTCTATTATGTACGCGAAGTTCCGGGCAAACCGATCTATTATGCAGCTCCCGAAGTGCAGGTGCTGGATAATGTGGATGCTACCGACAACAAGCTGGCAAACCACCTTGCCGGTTCTTTGTATGATATGCTCCCTGCCGATCCGAAAACGGTAAAACCAGCCGGCGAATGGAACACGATCGTGATCAAAGTGAAGGATGGCAAAGTGACGCATACCCAGAATGGTAAAAAGGTCGTTCAGTATACTTTGTGGAGCAAAGAGTGGGATGATATGGTTGCCAACAGCAAATTCAAAGATTTCCAAGGTTTCCAGGAAGGCATTTCCCATGAAGGGTATATCGGCTTGCAGGATCATGGTTATCCGATCTGGTTCCGCAATATCAAGATTCGGGAATTGAAGTAA